In Flavivirga abyssicola, the following are encoded in one genomic region:
- the porL gene encoding type IX secretion system motor protein PorL/GldL produces the protein MAKSKASKKFMNMAYGLGAAIVIVGALFKIIHFEIGPLTGNVMLTIGLVTEAIIFALSAFEPVDEELDWSLVYPELAGGQSGSKEKENPQGMLATKLDELLKDAKIDSELMSSLGESIRNFEGAARNMGSTVDSVEATKKYGEELSLAAAQMESLNSLYKVQLESVNKQASINEESIENAAKLKEQMQSLASNLSSLNGVYGGMLSAMHKD, from the coding sequence ATGGCAAAGTCAAAAGCAAGTAAAAAGTTCATGAATATGGCTTATGGATTAGGAGCAGCAATTGTAATCGTTGGAGCTCTATTCAAAATTATTCACTTCGAAATAGGACCCTTAACAGGTAACGTTATGTTAACTATAGGTCTTGTAACAGAAGCAATTATTTTTGCATTATCCGCATTCGAACCAGTTGATGAAGAATTAGATTGGTCTTTAGTATATCCAGAATTAGCTGGGGGACAGTCTGGTAGCAAAGAAAAGGAAAACCCACAAGGGATGTTGGCTACTAAATTAGATGAATTATTAAAAGACGCTAAGATTGATAGCGAATTAATGTCAAGTTTAGGAGAAAGTATTAGAAATTTCGAAGGCGCTGCAAGAAATATGGGGTCTACAGTAGATTCTGTTGAAGCAACTAAAAAATATGGTGAAGAATTATCATTAGCTGCGGCTCAAATGGAATCATTAAATAGCTTATATAAAGTACAGTTAGAAAGTGTTAACAAACAAGCTTCAATTAACGAAGAATCTATTGAAAATGCTGCTAAATTAAAAGAGCAAATGCAATCATTAGCATCTAACTTATCTTCATTAAATGGTGTTTACGGTGGTATGCTGTCTGCAATGCATAAAGACTAA
- the porN gene encoding type IX secretion system ring subunit PorN/GldN, translating into MKLKSFLLTVTAVFAVSGMFAQANILNAKSPEEIGVRTEEQREIDNDKPLEYGYVDDRDILFSKMTWEKIVLDERANFPLYYPTDTNNIGNDRRSLYHVLMKNIENGRIENIYDDSYFTAKRTLKDIEAALVKIDTTELGIEQLNAGEALSPEYINRRDITAADIKEYHIKGLWYFDKRQSEMKYRLLGIAPVAPDVNFIDEPEPDLVPLFWVFFPDAREVLHEAKSFNNQNSSIPFSFDHILNARRFHGYIFKEENVQEDRQISEYISQNALMQLLESQRIKDRIRDFELDMWTY; encoded by the coding sequence ATGAAATTAAAAAGTTTTTTATTAACCGTTACCGCTGTTTTTGCAGTGTCGGGTATGTTTGCTCAGGCAAATATATTAAATGCCAAAAGCCCTGAGGAAATTGGTGTAAGAACAGAAGAACAAAGGGAAATTGACAATGATAAGCCTTTAGAGTATGGTTATGTTGATGATAGAGATATCTTGTTTTCTAAGATGACATGGGAAAAGATTGTTCTTGATGAACGCGCAAATTTTCCGTTATATTATCCTACCGATACTAACAATATTGGTAATGATAGAAGATCGTTATATCATGTACTTATGAAGAACATTGAAAACGGAAGAATAGAAAACATTTACGATGATTCTTATTTTACAGCAAAACGTACTTTAAAAGATATTGAAGCTGCTTTAGTTAAAATTGATACTACAGAATTAGGTATTGAGCAATTAAATGCGGGAGAAGCATTATCTCCAGAGTATATTAACAGAAGAGATATTACAGCTGCAGATATTAAGGAGTACCATATTAAAGGTCTTTGGTATTTTGATAAGCGTCAATCTGAAATGAAATACAGATTACTAGGTATAGCTCCAGTTGCTCCAGATGTGAATTTTATTGATGAGCCAGAGCCAGATTTAGTACCTTTATTTTGGGTGTTCTTCCCAGATGCAAGAGAGGTATTACACGAAGCAAAATCATTTAATAATCAAAATAGTTCCATTCCTTTTTCTTTTGACCATATCTTGAATGCTAGACGTTTTCACGGATATATTTTTAAAGAAGAAAATGTTCAGGAAGATAGACAAATATCTGAATATATCTCACAAAATGCTTTAATGCAATTGTTAGAATCTCAAAGGATTAAAGATAGAATTAGAGACTTTGAATTAGATATGTGGACTTATTAA
- the porM gene encoding type IX secretion system motor protein PorM/GldM — protein sequence MAAGNLSPRQKMINLMYLIFIAMLALNMSKEVLSAFGLMNERLVDSNKSAKERNHSFVENLKLKAEEQPEKYEPLKAKGETLDKLAADFDKYLEGLKTKMIKTVDNPTDYEIMDKGDYLDQNFFKGDKLKADGQEFLKQINAFREGVVNLLKDEKGMEEIVKDVKDKFNTDDVKRGAGTVDWLSHNYKGFPLVASLTKMTQLQADIKTTESEVLSNMLQGTLSSEVSMTNYTTLMETSKSAYFNGERFDGQIVLGRKDASTKPTRVELTLDGRPLKEDQYVIEEGKVKLKIGTGGVGEHKIEGKLIFAQDGEEIEVPVKSSFATVSKPNAATISADKMNVVYRGVKNPMTISFAGIPDNKVSASAQGLSRAGGSRYIMDATRIKGREVTINVTGTLPGGQKVSDNAKFRIKDLPKPTGTVRGEDGAIKMQRNALGISTIGAKFDDFDFELPLRVTGFKFKVPGQPTITVRGNKLDSRAKGALRKAKRGSGVQIFDIEAKAKGVSVILKKVSPVFVEITN from the coding sequence ATGGCAGCAGGAAATTTATCACCAAGACAGAAAATGATTAATCTGATGTACCTAATATTTATAGCTATGTTGGCTTTAAATATGTCGAAAGAAGTACTTTCAGCATTCGGATTAATGAACGAGAGACTTGTAGACTCTAACAAATCAGCAAAAGAACGTAACCATAGTTTTGTTGAAAACTTAAAACTTAAAGCTGAAGAACAGCCTGAAAAATATGAACCTTTAAAAGCAAAGGGTGAAACATTAGACAAGCTGGCAGCAGATTTTGATAAGTACCTTGAAGGTTTGAAAACCAAAATGATCAAAACAGTTGACAATCCCACAGATTATGAAATTATGGATAAAGGTGATTACCTTGATCAAAATTTCTTTAAAGGAGATAAACTTAAAGCAGATGGACAGGAGTTTTTGAAACAAATTAATGCCTTTAGAGAAGGTGTAGTTAATTTGCTTAAAGACGAAAAAGGGATGGAAGAAATTGTAAAAGATGTAAAGGATAAGTTTAATACTGATGATGTTAAAAGAGGTGCTGGAACTGTAGATTGGTTATCTCATAACTATAAAGGATTTCCTTTAGTTGCTTCTTTAACTAAAATGACACAACTTCAAGCAGATATTAAGACAACAGAATCTGAAGTATTGTCTAATATGTTGCAAGGAACACTTTCTAGTGAGGTTTCTATGACTAATTATACAACGTTGATGGAAACATCTAAATCAGCTTACTTTAATGGTGAGAGATTTGATGGACAAATTGTACTAGGTCGTAAAGATGCTTCTACTAAACCTACTAGAGTTGAGTTGACTTTAGATGGTAGACCACTTAAAGAAGACCAATATGTTATCGAAGAAGGAAAAGTAAAGCTTAAAATAGGAACAGGTGGTGTTGGTGAACATAAAATTGAAGGTAAATTGATTTTTGCTCAAGATGGAGAAGAAATTGAAGTGCCTGTAAAGTCATCATTTGCTACAGTTTCTAAACCAAATGCTGCAACTATTTCAGCTGATAAAATGAATGTAGTGTATCGTGGTGTTAAAAACCCAATGACTATTTCATTTGCTGGTATACCTGATAATAAAGTATCTGCAAGTGCTCAAGGTTTATCAAGAGCCGGAGGAAGCAGATATATAATGGACGCTACTAGAATTAAAGGTAGAGAAGTAACAATTAATGTTACAGGTACATTGCCAGGAGGACAAAAAGTAAGCGATAATGCTAAATTCAGAATTAAAGATTTACCAAAACCAACCGGTACAGTTAGAGGTGAAGACGGTGCAATAAAAATGCAAAGAAACGCTCTTGGAATATCGACTATTGGTGCCAAGTTTGATGATTTCGATTTTGAATTACCATTACGAGTTACAGGATTTAAATTTAAAGTACCTGGACAACCAACAATAACTGTTAGAGGTAACAAGTTAGATAGCAGAGCTAAAGGAGCATTACGTAAAGCAAAGCGTGGATCTGGAGTTCAAATATTTGATATTGAAGCTAAAGCTAAAGGTGTAAGTGTGATCCTTAAAAAAGTATCTCCGGTTTTTGTTGAGATAACAAACTAG
- a CDS encoding formimidoylglutamase: MNFNFLSPVSDLVVAHNELLSSQALGRKLKIHSLQNGMPDLDDVDIAIFGVLENRNDINYIGEEFQLDEIRKSLYGLFPGSWNTTIADLGDINKGESVEDTYFALKTAISILLKKKIIPIILGGTQDLTYANYRAYDNLMPMVNIVNVDSKFDLGDSTKPIKNNSFVGKVILDQPYNLFNYATIGYQTYFNSQEEIDLMDSLYFESYRLGQVSNDITIAEPVLRDANIVSIDLTSVKGSEVSLNQKYSPNGLDGKEICAISRYAGISNKVTSFGIYEYKPSKDDEITSMLVAQMIWYFIEGVNYRVNDDDFSEDRNYQKFITLVDSQELVFYKSNKTGRWWIEIPFLDEVNNKLKRHTLLPCMHQDYLDACNNKLPDRWYKAFQKNCV, from the coding sequence ATGAATTTTAATTTTTTATCACCTGTTTCAGATTTGGTTGTAGCTCATAATGAGTTGCTTTCATCGCAAGCCTTAGGAAGAAAATTAAAAATTCACTCTTTACAAAACGGTATGCCAGATTTAGATGATGTCGATATCGCTATTTTTGGTGTTTTGGAAAACAGAAATGATATTAATTATATAGGAGAAGAGTTTCAATTAGACGAAATTCGAAAATCCCTGTATGGTCTTTTTCCTGGAAGTTGGAATACAACAATTGCAGATTTAGGGGATATTAATAAAGGCGAAAGTGTTGAAGATACTTATTTTGCATTAAAAACGGCTATAAGTATTTTATTAAAGAAGAAAATTATACCTATTATATTAGGAGGTACTCAAGATCTTACTTATGCAAACTATAGAGCGTATGATAATTTAATGCCTATGGTTAATATTGTAAATGTTGATAGTAAGTTCGATCTGGGCGATTCAACAAAACCTATAAAAAATAATAGTTTTGTTGGTAAGGTTATTTTAGATCAGCCTTATAACCTTTTTAACTATGCAACCATAGGGTATCAAACCTATTTCAATTCGCAAGAAGAAATAGATTTAATGGACAGTCTTTATTTTGAATCCTACAGACTCGGACAAGTATCTAATGATATAACAATTGCTGAGCCTGTATTAAGAGATGCTAATATTGTTAGTATTGATTTAACTTCGGTAAAAGGCTCAGAGGTTAGTTTAAATCAAAAATATTCGCCTAATGGGTTAGATGGAAAAGAAATATGTGCCATTTCACGTTATGCTGGTATTAGTAATAAAGTAACTTCTTTTGGTATTTATGAATATAAACCATCTAAGGACGATGAAATAACATCTATGTTAGTTGCCCAAATGATCTGGTATTTTATCGAAGGTGTTAATTACAGAGTAAACGATGATGATTTTTCGGAAGACAGAAACTATCAAAAATTTATAACTCTTGTTGATTCTCAAGAATTAGTATTTTATAAGAGTAATAAAACAGGAAGATGGTGGATTGAAATTCCTTTTTTAGATGAAGTAAATAATAAATTGAAAAGACATACGTTATTACCATGCATGCATCAGGATTACCTAGATGCCTGTAATAATAAGTTGCCAGACCGTTGGTATAAAGCATTTCAAAAGAATTGTGTTTAG
- a CDS encoding ABC-F family ATP-binding cassette domain-containing protein translates to MMNIHNLSISFQGEYLFEDITFKLGNGDRIGLIGKNGAGKSTMLKILSKEMEPDTGQIAADKALKIGFLKQDIDFVLGRTVLEEAYQAFTEIKELEAKMDGINTQLAERTDYESEGYNQLMIDINEIQHQYEILGGYNYQGDTEKILQGLGFKRSDFNKLTDTFSGGWRMRIELAKLLLQNNDILLLDEPTNHLDIESIIWLEGFLKNYPGAVVIVSHDKMFLDNVTNRTIEISLGRIYDYPKPYTKYLVLREELRTQQLASQKNQQKQIEQTEKLIEKFRAKASKATMAQSLIKKLDKIDRIEVDEDDNSVMTLNFPVSITPGKVVVETESVSKNYGDNQVLKNINLLIERDSKTAFVGQNGQGKSTLAKIIVGDIKHDGHLKLGHNVQIGYFAQNQAEYLNGNKTVLDTMIDAANETNRSKVRDILGSFLFRGDEVEKYVRVLSGGERNRLALAKLMLQPFNVLIMDEPTNHLDIKSKNVLKEALKRFEGTLILVSHDRDFLQDLTNLVYEFKDHKIKEYLGDIDYYLEQRKVENLREVEKRTVVKEVPKEKEKNHQSYEDQKKLKSLNNKLSNVEAKINQLERDIKAIDLELEINYEAVTSKTGFFDDYQKKKTDLQEFMEKWEGIQLEIEQFPG, encoded by the coding sequence ATGATGAACATTCATAATTTATCGATTTCATTTCAAGGGGAATACCTATTTGAAGATATTACATTTAAACTAGGTAATGGAGATAGAATAGGTCTTATTGGAAAAAATGGAGCAGGTAAGTCTACAATGCTTAAAATTTTGTCAAAGGAGATGGAACCAGATACGGGACAAATTGCAGCAGACAAAGCACTTAAAATTGGATTTTTAAAACAAGATATTGATTTTGTTTTAGGAAGAACGGTACTTGAAGAAGCTTATCAGGCTTTCACTGAAATTAAGGAATTAGAGGCTAAAATGGACGGTATCAACACCCAGTTAGCCGAACGTACCGATTACGAAAGTGAAGGTTATAACCAATTAATGATTGATATTAATGAGATTCAGCATCAATATGAAATACTAGGAGGTTATAATTATCAAGGTGATACTGAAAAAATTCTACAGGGATTAGGGTTTAAACGCTCAGATTTCAATAAGCTCACAGATACCTTTTCAGGAGGTTGGCGCATGCGAATAGAATTAGCTAAATTATTACTTCAGAATAATGATATTCTTTTATTAGATGAACCTACTAACCATTTAGATATTGAATCTATTATCTGGCTAGAAGGATTTTTAAAGAATTATCCCGGAGCAGTAGTTATTGTATCGCATGATAAGATGTTTTTAGATAATGTTACTAATAGAACGATAGAGATTTCTTTAGGGAGAATTTATGACTATCCTAAACCTTATACGAAATACTTGGTGCTACGAGAGGAATTAAGAACACAGCAATTAGCATCTCAAAAAAATCAGCAAAAACAAATAGAGCAAACAGAAAAACTTATTGAAAAGTTTCGTGCCAAAGCATCAAAAGCAACGATGGCACAATCGCTTATTAAAAAGCTTGATAAAATTGATAGAATAGAAGTTGATGAGGATGATAATAGTGTGATGACACTCAATTTTCCGGTATCTATAACACCTGGAAAAGTAGTGGTGGAAACTGAAAGTGTTTCAAAAAATTATGGAGACAATCAAGTTCTAAAAAATATTAATTTACTTATAGAGCGAGATAGTAAAACGGCTTTTGTTGGACAAAATGGTCAAGGGAAATCAACCTTAGCAAAGATTATAGTCGGAGATATAAAACATGACGGTCATTTAAAACTGGGACACAATGTACAAATAGGATATTTTGCTCAAAATCAAGCGGAGTATTTAAATGGTAATAAAACTGTTTTAGATACTATGATTGATGCTGCTAACGAAACAAACAGAAGTAAAGTACGTGATATTTTAGGCTCCTTTTTATTTCGTGGCGATGAAGTTGAAAAATACGTGCGTGTACTTTCTGGAGGGGAACGCAATCGTTTAGCATTAGCAAAATTAATGCTACAGCCGTTTAATGTTTTAATAATGGATGAGCCTACAAATCATCTAGATATTAAGTCTAAAAATGTATTAAAAGAAGCCTTAAAACGATTTGAAGGGACTTTAATTTTGGTATCGCATGACAGGGATTTTCTTCAAGATTTAACCAACTTAGTATACGAGTTTAAAGATCATAAAATAAAAGAGTATCTAGGTGATATCGATTATTATTTAGAGCAACGTAAAGTTGAAAACCTTAGAGAAGTTGAAAAACGAACTGTTGTTAAGGAAGTGCCTAAAGAAAAAGAGAAGAATCATCAATCTTACGAAGACCAGAAGAAATTAAAATCTTTAAATAATAAATTGAGTAATGTTGAAGCTAAAATCAATCAGTTAGAACGCGATATAAAAGCTATTGATTTAGAGCTTGAAATTAATTACGAGGCAGTGACTTCTAAAACAGGTTTTTTTGATGATTACCAAAAAAAGAAAACAGATTTACAAGAGTTTATGGAGAAATGGGAAGGTATTCAGTTAGAAATTGAACAGT
- a CDS encoding NAD(P)/FAD-dependent oxidoreductase — protein sequence MKVDYIVVGIGLAGISFCEQLKKHKKTFVVFDNASQLSSTVAGGLYNPVVLKRFTSVWKSKEQLEIALPLYAHLEKELKVTLDYKIPVYRKFASLEEQNDWFTASDKPILSEYLSEKLIKNRNQAVEASFGFGEVLNTGRIDVKTMIEAYKADLLKNKLLFEEAFNHNAITIDYNTIQYKNITTTNIVFSEGYGVKQNPYFNNLPLVPAKGELIIIHAPDLKIDYVLKAGVFLIPLEDDLYIVGATYEWKDLSNDITKEAKETLLNKLKKLINCSFKVVNQVAGIRPTVKDRRPLVGQHHTYKNLFVLNGLGTRGVMIGPYVAKQLYDFIENDVPLEKDIDINRFK from the coding sequence ATGAAAGTAGATTATATAGTTGTAGGAATTGGGCTGGCAGGCATTAGCTTTTGCGAGCAATTAAAAAAACACAAAAAAACGTTTGTGGTGTTTGATAATGCTTCGCAACTTTCATCTACGGTAGCTGGTGGACTATATAACCCAGTCGTGTTAAAACGATTTACATCTGTTTGGAAAAGTAAAGAACAATTAGAGATAGCATTGCCATTATATGCACATTTGGAAAAAGAACTAAAGGTAACATTAGATTACAAAATTCCTGTTTACCGCAAGTTTGCTTCATTGGAGGAACAAAACGACTGGTTTACTGCTTCAGATAAACCGATACTTTCAGAATACCTCTCAGAAAAACTAATTAAAAACAGAAATCAAGCTGTTGAAGCAAGTTTCGGATTTGGAGAAGTTCTAAATACAGGAAGAATAGATGTAAAAACAATGATTGAAGCCTATAAAGCAGATTTACTAAAAAATAAATTATTGTTTGAAGAAGCTTTCAATCATAATGCTATTACAATAGACTACAATACGATTCAATATAAAAATATAACAACAACTAATATTGTATTTTCAGAAGGGTATGGGGTTAAACAAAACCCATATTTTAATAATTTACCCTTAGTGCCAGCTAAAGGCGAGTTAATAATTATACACGCTCCAGATTTAAAAATAGATTATGTTTTAAAAGCAGGAGTGTTTTTAATTCCATTAGAGGATGATTTATACATTGTGGGAGCCACTTACGAATGGAAAGATTTAAGTAATGATATTACTAAAGAAGCAAAAGAAACGCTCTTAAATAAGCTTAAAAAGCTTATCAATTGTTCTTTTAAAGTAGTAAATCAAGTAGCAGGGATTCGACCTACAGTTAAAGATAGACGCCCGTTAGTAGGACAGCATCATACATATAAAAACCTTTTTGTTTTAAATGGTTTAGGTACACGAGGTGTTATGATTGGTCCCTATGTAGCCAAGCAACTTTATGATTTTATTGAAAATGATGTCCCTTTAGAAAAGGACATTGATATTAATAGATTTAAATGA
- the porK gene encoding T9SS ring complex lipoprotein PorK/GldK — protein MKKFILLITVMTVLASCGSKDRGELVGVKGKKWHPEKPYGMQLIPGGSFIMGKADDDLAGVHDAPAKTVTVRAFYMDETEITNSEYRQFVHWVRDSIVRMKLAILADEVGKTPEDGGIGEYAFKDADTANMSVYEKYMFENYTGLGPTGYEGRKINHDVDLVFDTAEYPDEYYTEVMDTMYLPLEESYNGQRTWDVKKFKFQFNYMDIQEAARNRSVKRKDVILKEEMEIYPDTTVWIRDFAYSYNEPMHNDYFWHDAYSDYPVVGVTWQQAKAFCEWRTINKNSYQKSKRGSAMVNRFRLPSEAEWEYAARGGLQAATYPWGGPYTKSDRGCFMANFKPVRGDYAADQALYTVEAKSYEPNDYNLYNMAGNVSEWVNASYDASSYAYISTINPSVNDENNKRKIVRGGSWKDVAYFLQVSSRDYEYADSARSYIGFRTVQDYMGTQVTKNSNNK, from the coding sequence ATGAAGAAGTTTATATTATTAATCACAGTAATGACAGTACTAGCTAGTTGTGGCTCTAAAGATAGAGGAGAACTAGTAGGCGTAAAAGGAAAAAAATGGCACCCGGAAAAGCCTTATGGGATGCAACTAATTCCTGGAGGATCGTTTATTATGGGTAAAGCAGACGATGATCTTGCTGGTGTACATGATGCGCCTGCAAAAACAGTTACTGTAAGAGCCTTTTACATGGACGAAACAGAAATAACAAATAGCGAATATCGTCAATTTGTTCACTGGGTAAGAGACTCTATAGTTAGAATGAAATTAGCAATATTAGCTGATGAAGTTGGTAAAACTCCAGAAGATGGAGGTATAGGTGAGTATGCATTTAAAGATGCAGATACGGCTAATATGTCTGTTTACGAAAAGTATATGTTCGAAAACTATACAGGTTTAGGACCAACAGGCTATGAAGGACGAAAAATTAACCATGATGTTGATTTAGTTTTTGATACAGCCGAATATCCAGATGAATATTATACTGAAGTTATGGATACTATGTACCTTCCTTTAGAAGAATCTTATAATGGACAACGTACCTGGGATGTGAAGAAATTTAAATTTCAATTCAATTACATGGACATCCAAGAAGCTGCTAGAAATAGAAGTGTTAAACGTAAAGACGTTATCTTAAAAGAAGAAATGGAAATATATCCAGATACAACGGTTTGGATTAGAGATTTTGCATATTCTTATAACGAACCTATGCATAATGATTATTTTTGGCATGACGCTTATAGTGACTACCCAGTAGTTGGTGTTACTTGGCAACAAGCTAAAGCATTCTGTGAGTGGAGAACTATTAATAAAAACTCTTACCAAAAATCTAAAAGAGGATCTGCAATGGTAAATAGATTCAGATTACCATCTGAAGCAGAGTGGGAGTATGCCGCAAGAGGTGGTCTTCAAGCTGCAACTTACCCATGGGGAGGACCTTACACGAAGAGTGATAGAGGTTGTTTTATGGCAAACTTTAAACCAGTTAGAGGAGATTATGCAGCAGATCAAGCATTATATACAGTAGAGGCTAAATCTTACGAGCCTAACGATTATAATTTATACAATATGGCTGGTAATGTGTCTGAGTGGGTAAATGCATCGTATGATGCGTCATCTTATGCCTATATATCAACCATAAACCCTAGTGTAAATGATGAGAACAATAAGCGTAAAATTGTAAGAGGAGGTTCATGGAAAGATGTGGCGTACTTTTTACAAGTAAGCTCTAGAGATTATGAATATGCAGATTCTGCAAGAAGCTATATTGGATTTAGAACAGTACAAGATTACATGGGGACACAAGTAACAAAAAATTCCAATAATAAATAA
- a CDS encoding DUF983 domain-containing protein, with protein MFKKGTKLYSILTSTCPKCHEESMFKNKNPYILSEALSMHEHCSNCKTKYKIEPSFFYGSMYVSYPVGIAFATAAFVISFFVFNASIHIIFISIITTLIVCMPIILRLSRNIWINFFMHYDKSFAKK; from the coding sequence ATGTTTAAAAAAGGAACAAAATTATACAGCATTCTAACTAGTACTTGTCCGAAGTGCCATGAAGAATCTATGTTTAAAAACAAAAATCCTTATATACTTTCTGAGGCATTAAGTATGCATGAACATTGCAGTAATTGTAAAACAAAATATAAAATAGAACCTTCTTTTTTTTACGGTTCTATGTATGTTAGCTATCCTGTTGGGATTGCATTTGCCACAGCCGCTTTTGTTATTTCATTTTTTGTTTTTAACGCAAGCATTCATATTATATTCATATCGATTATTACGACTTTAATTGTATGTATGCCTATTATTCTTAGGCTTTCCAGGAATATTTGGATTAATTTTTTCATGCATTACGATAAGTCTTTTGCTAAAAAATAA